In the Arachis hypogaea cultivar Tifrunner chromosome 20, arahy.Tifrunner.gnm2.J5K5, whole genome shotgun sequence genome, GTTCAtgggtttttggttttttttgaattaaatttttattcagtGAAGAATTTAGGGCAGATTTGAGTTCAGAACATCAGATTTAGAATTCTTGGCAGATTtggattttgttcttgttctGTTTAAGTTCAATTTTACAATTTTGAGTAGATTTGGGGTTTTGTTCTGTTTAAGTTCAAGTTTAGAATTCTGGGCAGATTTAGGTTCTTGTTCTGTTTAAGTTCAATTTTGGAATTCTGAATTTGAAATTTTGGTATTTTAAATTTTGCTATATAAATTCAATTCTGGTCTGTTGAATTTGGCTATATTGAGTTTTGGTGAATTAACTGGATGATATGCTGAATTTAATTATTGTTGAATACTTGATTAGAAGtctttgttgaatttttttgtgATTCTGATTTATGTGTTGCTAGTGATTTAACTTTTTATGTTTGTTATTCTGAATTCTTTTTTGTGATTATTGAATTTGATCTTCTTGGTTTTAGCCTCTAAAAGCAAGAAGTGTATGTTCTTGCCAAGAATGTCATTAGAGGTAAAGGAATTGCTCTCTTACGATGAACTTGGATAGGAGAATTATGCAGCACCAGTGTAAAACTCGGTCaaactataattaattaaataataaattaaataggagcgaatatatTTAGAAAAGTtagcaatcggaatttgataatttaaatatgatatttggactcagtgaatttttctgagttggaaaacatagttttctgaatAAAAATGCGCACTGAAAATTTGACCGACAGTACCAATTGCGATCTATCCAGCACTGTGgttgagaaaattaattagaaatgaataattttaagaaataaaaatttataatttgggaagctagatatttaaaatacgatttaaaactctaatcttaaaggttttggcccaaaattgggccaacgggttAAACCAAGTGAACCGAACCCAAGTGGATCTAAGCCCACACTATATAAGAACTCATTTCAGCACAAAACAACCCATTTTTCCCTTTTTGGAGAgagaaacacgctgaaatggtgaagagaggaggaagagagaaacCATAGCCACCATcaacttcaaaccaccataaatTTCTCTCCGAAACTCTGATTGACGAGTCGTTTacagccacgcgtcgctcttctcatcctctataattctatctaagttttgtggtgagtatttcattcTTCTCTGCCCAGTTTTGATTTTTCCCTCTAAAAACGTGATTGGCTATGAGTGTTgagtgattttatgattttggttgtttaggagtgctctagtatgagccattggtgagTTTCATCAACCAATttcgtgggttaaggtaagaaaccccctaatccttgtgatttatcaatttcaagaaacctaggttgattataagtgtgaaaattgattatgttaAGAGTATTGGGTAATTTTGGTGCATAATTGGAAGATTGATATTGCTTGTGGGaccttggtgaggcttggagttaAGGGTTCGTAGAGACttccaagaagaagctcaattattttggctacaagaggtacggtttaacttttatttaagtaccgtgtggtgtaatgagaattcctaggctagatgcccttaggattaagtttggattgtgtaaatggttggtactaatatgcatagttgatatgtaatataaattaatgattgggtcgagaattgtgtgaatttgtatatATGGTGTGTTGaggatttgatgaattggataatgaatattggtttgtaGAATacgcatttaaattgtgaatttgggccggaggccggaaagaggtaaggaaggtaagttgatgtgtgtattgtgtgattaTATAAGAGATTGGAGAGATCTTAGATATTaaatgtgtgaataattggtttgattattgaataataaggtttgaaaaCTTAAGGTGTAgaatttgatagttttgggtgaaattgtgtagatgaggtaggtttggttttggttgagtgtaattatgtgaatgtggttggattgtggtcatttggatgagtggaaatgaatttggcttgtgaacattggaaaaattggtgatttctatttttgggtaaaaaataatttttgaccaacttcggcgGTCCGTAACTCGCTCCTCGAAGTGAGGAATTcttcaaaattagatttttataaaagttcattcaacgatctttccaacggtCCAAAAAtagttgaaaaaggaattttgtagaagaagttatgtgtgtcGGAAGTTTGGGGTTTAAAAATGTAAtcctgcagctttttaacttagtaaaatttttggtaaaacgtactccgacgcgcacgcgtcacttacGATTTTTACTCTCTCACACGTGTGCCTGgccgacgcgtacacgtcgctgtaTTCATGCAGGTGCCCGGtagaaaatccagagagttgtgctggtacTGTGTTGGTTTTGTGCCAGGGGCACAAAATGCACCCACGTGTACGCGCGACTGACACGCACGCGTCGCTCTACTTTTACAccttcccacgcgtgcgcatgggcgacgcttacgcgtcacccaCCTTTCTCCGCTTCCCATGCATCTGCGTGGGCGATGCGCAtgcgtgaccctgttttcagcaaaagttgatttttgagttttaaagccgaatttcagacttctaagcctccattttcatcctctaagtcctaaatctttatagtatgcctagtaatgaaaatAAGATAGGACATGTGATAACTTCTGGATGAAGtgagaatcaatgatgaatgatgagtaatgatgattgtatgagttgctaATGATGATGGTGGGAGTGttgtgtatgccatgagccaaagggttgtgtttgttagtgaattatgGTTGGTTGTGTATTATGTTGTGAGCCAGATGGCTgtgataaatattgatttatggtgGAGTATGTATATGCATATGATTGAATGAGATAGAGGTGCCGGATAAGAGGCGGTGGAAATGACCATTCGCTCCGGGTATATGATTAATAAGTGTAGAGATGTTGAGAATGTATGggaaataaattaatgaattaatgattatgaaGGAATTGGAATAATAATGAGGATGAACTTGAATTTGATTGTGATATGCCTTCGGGTAAGACCCAGTGGTGtcatccacttgctccgggtaagagGCAAGGAcaccgggtaagatgcagtggtgttatccacttgctccgggtatgaattgttaatgaattgatgTATGGAAATGAATTATAATGATAATGAAAATGTGTTTCTGAATGTGAATCTGGGTAAGAtgtatccacttgctccgggagaGTTCGAGGCtttgggtaagatgcaagggttgtgttTTAtcgccgcttgctccgggtcgagAACTATAACACTGcctgggtaagaggcagtggTGAGGTTGTCCCCTGGTCCGGGTACGTGGGTAAGATACAAGGGTTGCggcgttgtcccacttgctccgtgtttggtgttcCGTCCAtgattagctaccaggacttgtcggggtggctttataaccgacagatgagactcatcgaccataggacaggcatgcatcatctaCATATGTTTGATattgtttgggtttgcttaaTTGCTTTGATTTGCCTAATTGTACATGTTTCCTGATTACTTGCTAGTTGTCTTACTTGATTTACCTATGCATTACTTGCCCGTATTCTTTGTATTTGTGTAAGAGTTGAATTACTTGAGGGATGGTTCAATTCTTGGATTATTTTGTTGGAAGGTAGTGAAAGTATGAAGGATATTGGGTTAGAGATAGAATCCTCTATGtagttgcctatttatggattagcgagaacataggatgaatatttggtgaaagaaagtttaggatgcttagtgaattTTTATTACAATAcgttgtatttatttggcacttttactgtactgggaacccatgggtcgggggttctcattccgtatatatcttttgttttttagatacaggtccaggtgctcagaagtgagctgtggttcatctgagagacagcgaagatctttatattctctactttatattttgcttagaatatCTCCATCTgtattttgaaaagcttatattatgtattgaactcttttgaacttgcctatagaggctcttatgttttgtttgggagagattagaaaatactgttgtcaactactttcatactgtaccctagccggcctaaacttcgcgggtcgcgactagtggctatttacttatgttatatatctatatattatccttctcttattctccttTACGACTTTATCCTtatatcgctttcgacttcacgctttatcttttagttgtcgatgcatgagtgatacgacttcgcgattttatttttactcttttcaggcttttcgattaatactcctttcaattatacttataattatgtattaaaaatccacctgagagtcgtaccagcTTATTattattgacttatgactcgagcataagaatttggatattagggtgttacaaccaGCACCACTTTATTGTTGTGCAAGAGCCAAGAAGTCATAGAGTGAAAGAGAATttgagaattaaaaaaattgatttaattataATATGCATGTCTCATTTACACTgaaatttacaaatatttataCCAAGTTATTGATTTAGTTTCTATAATATCtatatgtatattaaattttaacaattttattgtataatgaatTAAAATGGTTCAACCACGGTTCGACCCCagttgaaccattgaaccatCGAACTAGTCACTTGACCGGTTCGATGACCagttcggttctcgcaaccttggttgAAACATGAAGGTATTGGGTGAGGGAGAAGGTAGGGGAAGAATCGGAGGGTCATCGCGAAGAGGAAGAAGGCAATAAGTAGCTAAAATGAGGGTTTAGttctcaaattttttataaattgtatcttttattgtaatttttaataaattataaataaattaaatctaaACCATTAGATCCTTTATCaatttaatctaatattttaaatttgatggTGTATTAGATAAGCTCAAAAGACTTGAGCAGATTTTAGACAAACCTAAATACCATGACTTAAGTATAATAGCATAAATGAATCGTGGTATATATTATAGTTTTATgtcttatataaaaaaatgaaacctGTTAAACCTATATTTTAACATCTATCTACCCCCTAACTAAGAAATTGTCTATGTCAATCAAAGATGACAAGTTAAGAAATTCACTAATGAAACCAGCAAGAGTGATCAGAAGCACTAATGAAGCAGAGCAGTTTTTTTAAGAATCAGCAAGGAAAAGAAACTAGAGATGATGATAACATAAAAATTAGCAGTTTTTTTCTGCTAAACTTTCATCATTTATAGTGTTGACATAATAACATACGTTCAAATTTTgcaaataataaaattaagaaaacaacaataacaaaggcAGTTTCAAAAATAGCACTAGAAAAACTAGCAGTACTATGTAAAAAACAGGACCAGCAACATCGCAACAACAAAATTTTGCAAGTTACAATGGTGGACACAGTAAGACAATTGATGATCAACAAAGAAGCCAAAAAAAGTTAATGTCCAATTGTCAGCATAACAAACCCAATGTTCAAAAAGATACCCCATCAAAAGTAGGGGTGGcagtggggcgggtaggggcgggtttttgccctACCCGACCCCGTCCCGCCGTCCTGTTACTCATATACTacccgcccctgcgggtacccgTCCCGCCCctgtaaaaattaaataacattttaatttttacatattcatatataaattaagacaaaaacttaaaattcatgcataaattaaaatacaaacacaagattcaaacaatgtcaataacttgaaattaaaaaaaaagctaaTGTTTGATCACTATAAATTTAacaccataataaaaaaattacaacattaatataaaagagtattcaatcgttattttttatcattttccaCCATTCTTATCCTCAAAAGATAATGACAACCAAGGCATACTTTGCAATCCTTTCTTAACTTGTCATAAAACTCCACCAGACCGAAAGTAAAGTTAGTGCATCTTTCATATGAACTCGATGAGAAATAAAGTCCAACTATCTTGCTCTTGAATTCAAAAACATCTAtctgaatgaatgaataaaaATACACTCAATCACATTTAGAAACTGCTACATATGTTTTAGTTTACAAAGTTAGTTAATTAATAGCTTACTTTATTTTCATAATAAGAATTAAGAAATCACAAAGTCACCAGAAGGAGAAAGCAAGAGAGATTTCAAGGATTGGTtcctcttagcttcctcttcaagatCCTTCAATTCTTGAATCTTTGCTAATGTAAAAGTCGGAAGCACTTTAAAAACTTTACAAAGAAACATTATAGCATAGGTAAGTATTAGATTGTAAATACTAGTATAAACTATAgaagtactaaatttttattgttCTGTTGATCTAAGGCATAAAGCATGAATATGATAGCCTCATTCTCAATCAACATATATAACCAATTACAATTGCAACATGCCAACATCATGAAAAATACTAGAGccgataataatttaaaatgaaaaataaagaacTGCAATCAAACACATATAAACAAAATTGTAATTACAATGTCTCTTATTctcattcaaaataaaaaattaaaaaactgcaATTAGACACATTAAAGCAAAATTACAATCACAAAGTCTATAatgttcaattaaaataaaaaatgaaaaactacCATCAGAGACACAAACAAATTGCAATCAACAAagtaattctcaatcaacaaattTACAACAAAATTCTCAATCAAACACATATAAACCCACTTCAGCACATACATttacaaaattgaataaaaaattgtaaaactTACAGTCACAGACTCAGAGACAAAGAGAAGGGGCTTTGGTGACAGGCTCACATGCAATGGCAATAGCCAAGCTCACAGCGACGGCGACCAAGAGATGAATCTGTGGAAGAACAAAATAGAACTTAGATCTCACAATATGatggagagagggggagagagagagagaaagagagagaggaagtgCGCACGAGAGAACAAGAGCGAGAGGAACTTACGGTCTTACGGAGCTAAAAACTGATCAGCGACGGCAGGCTGGAGCTGCGGGCTGAGCAACGATGGCGAAGAGCTGCGGGCTGAGCGGCGACGGCGAGGAGCTGCGGGTTGAGCAGTGACAGCAAAGAGCTGCAGCGATGGCAAGGAGTGGGCAACGACGGCAAGGGAATGAGAGGCTGAGCAACGAAGGCAAGGGGGTGAGGGAATGAGCAACGGAGAAGAAGACTATGGCCAGGTGACTTTGGTTctttgaggaagaagaagaagattatggTGTCTGAAGGGGATAGAGGCACAAAGAGAAAAACCctaatcctatatatatatatatatatatatatatatatatatatatatatatatatatatacacttcggggtgggtaggggcgggtttaccCTTACCCCGAATCCGCCCCGCCCCGCTCAACCACCCGCCCCGGCATAAACCCGCCCCGTTCCGGGTCGGGTTTAAACTCGCCCCGATCGGGTTGGGGCGGGGCGGGTACCGCGAGTTTGGGTACTCCTGCCACCGCTAATCAAAAGCAGGATTTTAAATGACTGAATCTATCGACAAGAAATTGTCAGATAAAAGGCCAATGATCAGAAAGATGCCACATCAACATAGAACTAGTTCTAGTATTCAATCAATGTACATGTGCACCATCAAAGTCACCGATGATTCCTTGTCTGTGAACAAGAATGCTTAGATATTCAATACATAAATTCCTTCATAAACCTTGGATCAAATAACAGCTAATCTATCTGTATGAATTAATGTACCAACATTCTGTAACAATATTAATTACCTGTATGAGATTCATCGTGTTATCAGAAAGGACATTAATAACATCAAAATTGTGTGACTGCAACACCTAAAGAGGAGCCTCTACAGAAAGAAAAATGAGTcagtttaaaaacaaaaaatattcatgatCATGCATGCACATTGCATAATAACTAAAGATCACCTGATTAGTAATgacaataagaataaaaatagtcATCTACACTCACATTTAGATCCTTCTGCAACTCACACCTGATTAGTAAGGCTACAAAGAGATCACAGGAAGAAGTTTCAGGTTTCTTTAGTTTTTAgatgaatttataatttatataattaaggagaatttaaattagttatcaaatttcCATGTAAAACACCCAAAGCAAATAAAACATAACCAAAAAAAGCATCAGAAAAGAATATAGCTTGAAGTTAGAAATTGAAACCAACCATTATGTTCAAAGAATGCATATGAACCAAGACATAAATTAAATATTTCAGTGTGAAACCTGTTCTTTTCACTAATTTTTCCTTAAGATACTAAACTAATTGAAAACCTAAAATTAGAACCCAAAACCCCTAAAAATTCACAGAACCAATTGAAAATTGATACAACCTTCTCTATTTCAATTAGCCATTACAGTTCATCATCGCTATCAAAACCATACCCACCTTCGAACTGAAAAGTGAGAGCGAGTTAGAGAATGAGCGAGAAAGAGAGGATACAGAACAGAGAATGCTTACCTGGTGACAGAGGATACGACGATGGTGATGGACGGCGACGGTGAAGAAGAGATGAGCGGTGACGCAATGGCTTGGCGACAGAGCCCGACGGTGGCAGAACGGCGATGGCAACAAGCCCTAGCAGCGGCGGTGGAGCTTCATTGGCGACGGAGCACCCCCTTCTTCTCTCCTCCATCGCGTTTTCTCTCTTCCTCGAGCTCTCTCCGTCTCTCTCACTGGCGCTCGACAACGACGGCGGCGGAGCCCTAGCCGGCATCGCCTTCTCCTTCCTtgcctctcttctcttctcttcatcttcccgTTCTCCCCCTTTCCGATTTCTTCCCTGTTTCGCATGTGTGTTGAGTGAGGATGAGGGTGTGTGTTGCGTGAGTGAGGGTGAGGGCAAATTTTTGCTAAATGTTTATTTGGTTTTTATATTTGGATACACTTTTAAAGTGCACCCaaaacataataaatatgttactctTTAAAAGCGTTCTCTTTGGTGAGAAAAGTGTCTCCATAGATATTAAGcaaaggctacgctttataaTTGATTCTTTTAATATCTACGGAgacacttttcaagtgatgccaCACTTGTGTTTTCTATTctcctaaaaaaaataataccgagaaaagcgtagcctattctgtgaataggctacgcttttcaaatgtagtttAAAAAAGTGTGGTTggatgggtgtttttcttgtagtgtgtttTGATCCctttgatttgatgaattttgtaggaaataatagaaaaagaaacaaaaagcacaaaacaaactcaagaaacaaagagaaattttttACACGTTTTAAAGCTTCGAACACGCTTTAAAGTCTTAGgtcacacttttaaaagcgtgacccCTGAAAAAAGCGTCGCCCATGAAAAAAGCAAGCGTGCATGCAAGGCGTTAGTGCGTTACCAACGCCAATGAAAAAGCCCACAATGGCATTATTAACGTCAATGACACGAAATGAAGCAAAGGAAGCATGCATCATGCGTTAATATAGAGAAGGCAAGCATGCATGTTAATTAATGAAGCATGAAGCAATGAAGGAAGGCATGCATAATATATTAGCGTTAATCAAAGGATGCATGCATGAAGCCAATCAAAGCAATGCATGCAATAGGCCTTATTAAATAAAGCCAGTGAATAAATGAAACGTGCATGGAACAATGAAGAATGAAACCAAATGAAGCATAAGCCAATTAAAGGAGTTGCCATTCTAGACGCCAAGTTATATGGGCGTTGAAACCTAACATGCCTTCGACAAACCATTTGGGGCATATTTTGCATGGGCATGTAATGCCCCATATTGGCGTGCCACACGCCATATTTCACCCTTCAGAATGTGATTTTGTTGTGGCGTTCCACACGCCAAAATTTGGCGTTACATGCTAGGTCAAGTTTTTAGAAGACTACTTTAAAGAGTCATTTGGGCGTTTGACACGCTACAACAAGAACGTGTCACACGCCAAGAAAGAAAGAGCTCCAGAAACCACAAAGGAGTGGCGTTTCACACGCCACACATTTGCGTTTCGCATGCCAAAGGATAGCTGCTCCCAGGAGAAGAAAAAGCGTGGCGTTTTACACGCTAGTGAAGTGGCGTTTCACACGCTAAAGGCCCAAGTCTCCACAAGCCTCTTTTTTTTTGCAACACTCAAAGCCCACACTTGGGACCACTAAAGCCTTAAAGAGAAGACACAAAGTTGAGGATTTAATGcggaagatttgatttgatttgatttgattttgttttgaattaAGTTTGTATTTAATGATTAGGTTTTGTTTTAGTGTTTAGTAGATAAGGTTAGAAACACTTTGAGAAGGAACTTTCGAACCTTCGACCTTTTGCAGTTTTTGATATTTTGGTTTTTGATTTTGAAGCATGAGCCACTAATCTCCTAAGTTAAGATTAGGAGCTCTTTTGATTCTTACGGATTAATGTTATAACTTTTCTATCTTGATTAATGTATTGatgttttcttaaaaaaattttttgtttttcatcccAAGGATTTGAATGTGTTGAAAAATAATTCTCTtctgatttgaatttttttaaaatctcggaaaagttaattaattcaatttaGCTTGAAAACTTCTTCTCATGATTCTTAGGTTTTGAATTTGGACTTGATAAGTGACA is a window encoding:
- the LOC140182605 gene encoding uncharacterized protein; the encoded protein is MPARAPPPSLSSASERDGESSRKRENAMEERRRGCSVANEAPPPLLGLVAIAVLPPSGSVAKPLRHRSSLLHRRRPSPSSYPLSPALLIRCELQKDLNRLLFRCCSHTILMLLMSFLITR